DNA from Fusobacterium perfoetens:
CAAGCTTGTGGTTATTCTGAAAGATATCCTGAGTTTTTAGAAAAAAATGTTGAAATAATCGGTATCAGTAAAGATACTGTGGCATCTCACAAAAGATTTGAAGAAAAACAAAATCTTAAAATCACTATCCTTGCTGATCCAGAACTTGAAGTTATAAAAACTTATGATGTGTGGAAAGAGAAAAAACTTTATGGAAAAGTTTCTATGGGAGTAGTTCGTACTACTTATCTAATTGATGAAAATGGAATTATTATAAAAGCAAACGATAAAGTAAAAGCAGCTGATGACCCTGAAAAAATGCTTGGTGAAATATAATGAGAATAATTATTTCTCCAGCTAAAAATATGTCACAAAATAATAAGGAGTTAGAATATAATAGTTTGCCTATTTTTCTAGAGGATACAAAAAAGATATTATCTACTCTAAGAGAAAAAAATCAGTCTGAACTTCAAAATATATGGAAGTGTAACGATAAACTTTTAGAGGAAAATATCCAAAGAATAAAAAATATGGATTTATCTAAAAATCTTAATCCAGCAATACTAACTTATGAGGGAATGGTATTTAAACATCTTATTCCTGCTGTTTTAGAAGATAATAATATAGAATATCTTCAAAAAA
Protein-coding regions in this window:
- the bcp gene encoding thioredoxin-dependent thiol peroxidase produces the protein MLEVGIKAPEFSLPDQNGELHKLSDYLGKKVILYFYPKDNTPGCTKQACGYSERYPEFLEKNVEIIGISKDTVASHKRFEEKQNLKITILADPELEVIKTYDVWKEKKLYGKVSMGVVRTTYLIDENGIIIKANDKVKAADDPEKMLGEI